TGGACCGTGCTGGGCTATACGCCGGGGCGCTTCAACAAGACCGAGGCCTTCGAGCTGCCCTTCATGGTGACGACCGGCGAGGCGACGTCGCGCGCCTTCCACGAGTACGTCACCGAGGCGGCGCTCGACGAGTTCGCCGACGTTCAGCCGCTGGTGTTCCATACTCACGGGCCCGGCCTGCTGCACGTGAAGGGCGACGGCGTTCGCGCGATCGAGGACATGGACGGCCTGAAGCTGCGCGGACCGACCCGGGTGATCACCGCGGTGCTGGATCGCCTGGGCGCCACGGCGATCGGCATGCCGGTGCCGGCCGTTCCGGAATCCCTGTCCAAGGGCGTGATCGACGGCGCGGTGATTCCCTGGGAGGTCACCGTGCCCCTGAGGGTGTCCGAGCTGGTCGAAACCCACACGGGCTTCGACGGCGATCACGGCCTCTACACGGCGACCTTCGCCATGGTCATGAACCGGGACAGTTATGAGAGCTTGCCCGACGACCTGAAGGCGGTGATCGACGCGAACTCCGGCGTCGAGGCGGCCGCCCTGTTCGGCAGCGCCATGGACGCCGGCGACATCGTGGGCCGGCAGCGCGCGGAGGAAGCCGGCAACAGCATCGTCATGCTCGACGCCGCCGAGACGGACCGCTGGCGGACGGCAGCCGAACCCATCATCGACGCCTGGATCGCAGACATGAACGACAGCGGCGCGGACGGCACCGCGCTGGTCGAGCGGGCCCGCGCACTGATCGCCGAACACTCGGCCCCG
This genomic stretch from Algihabitans albus harbors:
- a CDS encoding TRAP transporter substrate-binding protein; the encoded protein is MRAKLLSGGLIAAALLFGATAAQAQDVTLRLHQFLPPQATIPSKAIDPWIERVETESGGRIEIQHFPAMQLGGAPPSLFDQARDGVVDIVWTVLGYTPGRFNKTEAFELPFMVTTGEATSRAFHEYVTEAALDEFADVQPLVFHTHGPGLLHVKGDGVRAIEDMDGLKLRGPTRVITAVLDRLGATAIGMPVPAVPESLSKGVIDGAVIPWEVTVPLRVSELVETHTGFDGDHGLYTATFAMVMNRDSYESLPDDLKAVIDANSGVEAAALFGSAMDAGDIVGRQRAEEAGNSIVMLDAAETDRWRTAAEPIIDAWIADMNDSGADGTALVERARALIAEHSAP